A region of the Microbacterium sp. SL75 genome:
GTCCTGGCCCTCTTCGACCGATTCGCTGAACTCGTTCGGCGTCGCGTTGTCGAGGCCCGCCGCCGTGGTCAGGTACACGGGCACCGGCTCGGTCACGAAGATCTTCTTGCCGGCATCCTTCGCCTTGATCGCGTCGAGGGAGTCCTCGAGGCCGGCGATCTGCTGGGTGAAGGCCTCGGCGTTCGCGTTGAAGTCGGCCACGTGCTCGGGGGCGAGCGTTCCGAGCTGCTCGGCGATGGCCTCGGTGAGGTCCTCGACCGTGTGCGGGTCGTACCAGACGTGCTCGTTGAAGCCCTCGATGTGGGCGTGGCCGTCTTCGTCCGAGTGGCCATGGTCGTCGGCACTCTCGCTGGGCGCCGGGCTCGCGTCGTCGGAGTGCTCTTTCGAGCCGGGGTAGTCGTGGTTGTACTCGACGGCGGTGAGCACCGGGGCCGTGGTGCCGCTGGCCTGGATGAGCGACTCCATGAAGGCGTCGTAGCCGGCGCCGTTCTCGATCACGAGGCCGGCGTTCTTGAGCGTCAGCTGGTCCTGCGCGCTCGCCTCGTACTCGTGCGGGTCCTGGCTGGGCGAGGTAATGATCGAGGCGACGT
Encoded here:
- a CDS encoding metal ABC transporter solute-binding protein, Zn/Mn family, producing the protein MNRRFLAPVLLGTVSVLALAGCAGGTASPASSDSSAKIKVVASTDVYGSIAQAVGGDYVDVASIITSPSQDPHEYEASAQDQLTLKNAGLVIENGAGYDAFMESLIQASGTTAPVLTAVEYNHDYPGSKEHSDDASPAPSESADDHGHSDEDGHAHIEGFNEHVWYDPHTVEDLTEAIAEQLGTLAPEHVADFNANAEAFTQQIAGLEDSLDAIKAKDAGKKIFVTEPVPVYLTTAAGLDNATPNEFSESVEEGQDVPPATLLESLQLLDSGQIGVMIVNPQTGGAEVTQVQNEAKAKNIPVIEFTETLPEGQTYISWMQSNITALSDALAA